The following coding sequences are from one Brienomyrus brachyistius isolate T26 chromosome 2, BBRACH_0.4, whole genome shotgun sequence window:
- the nipbla gene encoding nipped-B-like protein A isoform X6: MNGDMPHVPITTLAGIASLTDLLNQLPLPSPLPATTTKSLLYNGRIAEDVTCLLGCRDENLVAQLAQSLSQVSTEHIELKDNLGSDDPEGDVPVLLQIVLSRHPNIFREKSIMQQPMMPQYKITQNSMHGSPASTNYQQASISHSPSSRFVPPQTNSGSRFLPQQNSPVPSPYAPQSPAGYVPYPHPPSYTQHQQIQQVSVASPMVPGGLRNIHEAKAPGPMASSAANHHTDRHGSSDDYMNIVHRALGSEDDPSIRNACFPLRSPQSVCSPAGSDGTPKAASRPPLILQSPPPYTSPHHGPPDLLDSPDQKKKQKKLKMSREEKEQADKAAMYDIVSSPSKDSSKLTLRLSRVRSSELDPAGEPLSAVEHGSDLEGDVTLNNLPCGAVQPLRMPQESGGPPALAQQVPVLQNVAALSSKQPVPGGSTPYDEVEMDALAEIERIERESANERERCSKEVQDKDKPLKKRKQDSFPQEPGAGGTAGATAAPGGGGGGSAGNKPAPQEASSAGNGASRPALLVSIDLQQAGRADGQPDPLCVAAPMPALEAQRWPEEPREGPADGAGAARLGTEHSGARQRPDGQTDRRPEVIKQRVEPPRHKASDGRPDGAKHKHDYRRDSAGKPLPGEKRPETSKHRRDGTADAAKSRSEPRTPDARQRHRPDGRPSSSSEAHWREGHEGHKGNGSRDSTRIPRPETPKSGSRGEHDSRHGKDRDRDRKSRTDAGNTVRERRSPEDRPRPDRGAVDHGGRSRGDRPGFKPLSGDGSRSCPDSQGRSGEFPSYLLGGKSEALRNFVIPKIKRDKEAAVPAGASGLPEGWIQPQVRLERMDLMEMEELHKVPKPVVVLQKLTLDEVQRFLREKEDRNARSSKSSKNKLSSGKTGKGGMDQSVLKELPPELLAEIESTMPLCERVKMSKRKRSTAKYAEVSSEEDDDREDIEAGGDSARKRQRRDRDKTWESEDRERRGSGEHRRSGWGPEGRRGSGSRYREESGEESPPPSLSELARKMKKKEKQKKRKSYEPKLTPEEMMDSSTFKRFSASVDNILENLEDIDFTALADDEEIPQELLLGKHQLAELGSESAKIKAMSIASRIPTDKLVKVLNILEKNIQDGAKLTTLMNHDNDTEDEERLWRDLIMERVTKSADACLTALNIMTSSGMPKAVYIEDVIERVLQFTKFHLQNTLYPQYDPVYRMDPHGGGMLSSKAKRAKCSTHKQRVIVMLYNKVCDIVSNISELLEIQLLTDTTILQVSSMGITPFFVENVSELQLCAIKLVTAVFNRYEKHRQLILEEIFTSLARLPTSKRSLRNFRLNSSDVDGEPLYIQMVTALVLQLIQCVVHLPCEKDAEDERDKKVDQDVLITNSYETAMRTAQNFLSVFLKKCGSKQGEEDYRPLFENFVQDLLSTVNKPEWPAAELLLSLLGRLLVHQFSNKQTEMALRVASLDYLGTVAARLRKDAVTSKMDQRSIDRILKEASGNDETQQLQKTLLDYMENNTETDPSLVFARKFYIAQWFRDSTTEAERAMKTQNQKDEDSSEGPHHAKDVETTGEIMQRAEARKNFLRSVIKTTPAQFSMLKMNSDAVDYEDASLIVRYLASMRPFAQSFDIYLTQILRVLGESAIAVRTKAMKCLSEVVAVDPSILARLDMQRGVHGRLMDNSTSVREAAVELVGRFVLSRPQLTEQYYGMLIERILDTGISVRKRVIKILRDICLEQPGFHKITEMCVKMIRRVNDEEGIKKLVNETFQKLWFTPTPGHDKEAMTRKILNITDVVAACKDTGYDWFEQLLQNLLKSEEDASYKPAKKACVQLVDSLVEHILKYEESLSASEHKSVNSMRLVACITTLYLFSKIRAQLMVKHAMTMQPYLTTKCNSQSDLMVICNVAKILELVVPLMEHPSETFLATIEEDLMKLIIKHGMTVVQHCVSCLGAVVNKVTHNYKFVWACFNRYYGALTKLKTQHQEDPNSTVLGTTKPALLRSLFTVGALCRHFDFDLEDFKGNSKVVIKDKVLELLLYFTRHEDEEVQTKAIIGMGFLFIQHPALMFSQDVKNLYNDILSDRRSSVNLKIQVLKNLQTYLQEEDSRMQEADREWKKLSKQEDLKEMGDISSGMSSSIMQLYLKQVLEAFFHTQSSVRHFALNVIALTLNQGLIHPVQCVPYLIAMGTDPEPSMRNKSDQQLVEIDKKYTGFIHMKAVAGMKMSYQVQRAIWPAQSTIIRGFRPDETHTALCSHLYSMVRGNRQHRRAFLISLLNLFDDSSKTEVNMLLFIADNLACFPYQAQEEPLFIMHHIDITLSVSGSNLLQSFKESLQPTNKEKDRKNGSGQKPEEKSEEEALSSSAISEDEDDDDDDVVVRRPKKPKRPAVDSDSDSDMDLGTEDMGWVMDRLSGNPTPLLDFANASQGILLLLVLKQHLKALYGFSDSKIQKYSPTESAKVYDKAVNRKSNVHFSPRQTIEFLSNDVANAMLTEEIRRKIIKQYLDFKLLMEHLDPDEEDEEGEASASANARNKAINALLGGSSPKNSAAVETEDDESEGEERTPGSSRKSKRGGDSTEASGHMNETVEAMDVIAICCPKYKDRPQIARVIQKTSNGYSVHWMAGSYSGPWAEAKKRDGRKLVPWVDTIKESDIIYKKIVLTSAHKLTNKVVQTLRSLYAAKDGASS; encoded by the exons ATGAATGGGGATATGCCTCATGTTCCGATCACCACTCTCGCTGGGATTGCTAGCCTCACTGACT TGTTGAACCAGCTGCCTTTGCCCTCTCCCCTTCCTGCCACCACCACTAAGAGCCTGCTGTACAATGGGAGGATCGCGGAGGACGTCACCTGCCTGCTGGGCTGCAGGGACGAGAACCTGGTGGCCCAGCTGGCCCAGAGCCTCAGCCAGGTCTCCACCGAGCACAT AGAACTGAAGGACAACTTGGGCAGCGATGACCCAGAGGGTGACgtcccagtgctgctgcagaTTGTGCTGTCCAGGCACCCCAACATCTTCAGAGAGAAAA GTATCATGCAACAGCCAATGATGCCGCAGTACAAAATCACCCAGAATTCCATGCATGGCAGCCCAGCGTCAACAAACTACCAGCAAGCTTCCATTTCACATAGTCCTTCCAG TCGCTTCGTCCCGCCGCAGACAAACTCCGGCAGCCGCTTCCTGCCGCAGCAGAACAGCCCGGTGCCCAGCCCCTACGCCCCCCAGAGCCCCGCAGGCTATGTGCCGTACCCGCACCCGCCTAGCTACACGCAGCACCAGCAAATCCAGCAAG TGTCGGTTGCCAGTCCAATGGTGCCTGGGGGCCTGAGGAATATCCATGAGGCCAAGGCGCCTGGGCCAATGGCGAGCAGTGCCGCCAACCACCACACGGATCGCCACGGCTCCAGCGACGACTACATGAACATCGTCCACCGGGCGCTCGGCAGCGAG GATGACCCTTCCATACGAAACGCCTGCTTCCCCTTGAGGtccccccagtctgtgtgttccCCTGCAGGCAGTGATGGAACCCCCAAAG CTGCGTCCCGCCCTCCGCTCATCCTGCAATCTCCGCCCCCCTACACCTCGCCCCACCACGGCCCCCCGGACCTCCTGGACTCCCCGGACCAGAAGAAAAAGCAGAAGAAACTGAAGATGAGCAGGGAGGAAAAGGAGCAGGCTGACAAGGCAGCCATGTACGACATCGTCAGCTCGCCCTCCAAGGATTCCAGCAAGCTGACTCTGCGTCTGTCCCGCGTTCGTTCGTCCGAGTTGGACCCGGCAGGTGAGCCGCTGTCGGCTGTGGAGCATGGCTCCGACCTGGAGGGCGACGTCACCCTCAACAACCTTCCGTGCGGAGCGGTGCAGCCCCTGCGGATGCCCCAGGAGTCCGGTGGGCCCCCGGCCCTGGCCCAGCAAGTGCCCGTGCTGCAGAACGTAGCGGCCCTCTCCTCCAAACAGCCGGTGCCCGGCGGCAGCACGCCCTACGATGAAGTAGAGATGGACGCACTGGCTGAGATCGAGAGGATAGAGCGCGAGTCGGCCAATGAGCGGGAACGCTGCTCCAAGGAAGTACAGGACAAAG ATAAGCCACTGAAGAAGCGGAAGCAGGACTCGTTCCCACAGGAGCCTGGAGCTGGGGGCACGGCAGGGGCTACTGCAGCACCAGGTGGGGGCGGAGGGGGCAGTGCTGGGAACAAACCGGCCCCTCAGGAGGCCAGCTCAGCAGGGAATGGGGCCAGCCGGCCGGCTCTGCTGGTGAGCATCGACCTGCAGCAGGCAGGCCGCGCCGATGGCCAGCCAGACCCTCTGTGTGTCGCCGCTCCCATGCCGGCGCTCGAGGCCCAGCGGTGGCCGGAGGAGCCGCGGGAAGGGCCCGCCGATGGCGCCGGGGCGGCCCGACTCGGCACGGAACACAGTGGTGCCAGGCAGAGGCCGGATGGGCAAACCGATCGGAGGCCTGAGGTCATAAAGCAGCGGGTGGAGCCGCCACGACACAAGGCCTCAGATGGTAGGCCGGACGGCGCCAAGCACAAACACGACTACCGGCGAGACTCCGCAGGCAAGCCCCTTCCTGGGGAAAAACGACCGGAGACTTCCAAGCATCGGCGCGACGGCACGGCGGACGCAGCAAAATCTCGCTCAGAACCAAGGACCCCGGATGCTCGGCAAAGGCATCGGCCAGACGGGCGGCCATCTTCGTCCTCAGAGGCTCACTGGCGGGAGGGTCATGAGGGCCACAAGGGTAACGGGAGCCGGGACTCCACCAGGATTCCGCGTCCTGAAACGCCCAAATCCGGGAGCAGGGGAGAGCATGACTCCAGACACGGGAAAGACCGGGATCGAGATCGGAAGTCAAGGACCGATGCTGGCAACACAGTCAGGGAGCGCCGCTCTCCAGAAGACCGCCCTCGGCCCGATAGAGGTGCAGTCGACCATGGTGGGCGTTCGCGAGGCGACCGGCCCGGCTTCAAGCCTCTCAGTGGGGATGGGAGCAGGAGCTGCCCAGACAGTCAGGGCAGGTCTGGGGAGTTCCCCTCCTATCTGCTCGGGGGGAAGTCTGAGGCACTGAGGAACTTTGTCATCCCCAAGATCAAGCGGGACAAGGAGGCTGCCGTGCCAGCTGGCGCCAGTGGGCTCCCCGAGGGCTGGATTCAGCCGCAGGTGAGGCTGGAGCGTATGGACCTGATGGAGATGGAGGAGCTCCACAAAGTACCCAAGCCTGTTGTGGTGCTGCAGAAGCTTACCTTGGACGAGGTGCAGAGGTTCCTCCGGGAGAAGGAGGACCGTAATGCACGGAGCTCCAAGTCCTCCAAGAACAAGCTGTCCTCAGGGAAAACAGGGAAAG GTGGGATGGACCAGTCCGTGTTGAAGGAACTTCCCCCTGAGCTGCTGGCAGAGATAGAGTCCACCATGCCACTGTGCGAGCGGGTCAAGATGAGCAAGCGGAAACGCAGCACGGCGAAGTACGCGGAGGTCAGCTCTGAGGAGGACGACGACCGCGAAGACATCGAGGCCGGAGGTGACT CGGCCCGGAAAAGACAACGGCGGGACCGAGACAAGACATGGGAGAGCGAGGACCGCGAGAGAAGGGGCTCCGGGGAGCACCGGCGCAGTGGTTGGGGTCCCGAGGGGCGCAGGGGCTCCGGCAGCCGgtacagggaggagtcgggcgAGGAGTCTCCGCCACCCAGCCTGAGTGAAT TGGCCCGGAAGATGAAGAAAAAGGAGAAGCAGAAGAAGAGAAAATCTTATGAGCCCAAGCTAACCCCAGAAG AGATGATGGACTCATCAACCTTCAAACGCTTCTCAGCCAGCGTGGACAATATCCTGGAGAACTTGGAAGACATAGACTTCACCGCACTCG CGGACGACGAGGAGATCcctcaggagctgctgctgGGGAAGCACCAGCTGGCCGAGCTGGGCAGCGAGTCGGCCAAGATCAAGGCCATGAGCATCGCCAGTAGG ATTCCCACTGACAAGTTGGTGAAGGTGCTGAACATCCTGGAGAAGAACATTCAGGATGGGGCTAAGCTGACCACTCTGATGAACCAC GACAATGACACGGAAGATGAGGAGCGGCTGTGGCGCGACCTTATTATGGAGCGTGTGACCAAGTCGGCCGACGCCTGCCTGACCGCCCTGAATATCATGACCTCCAGCGGCATGCCCAAGGCAGTCTACATTGAGGATGTCATTGAGCGCGTGCTGCAGTTTACCAAGTTCCACCTCCAGAACACCCTCTACCCGCAGTATGACCCAGTGTACCGCATGGACCCGCACGGAG GGGGCATGCTGAGCTCCAAGGCCAAACGGGCGAAGTGCTCCACGCACAAGCAGAGGGTCATCGTCATGCTGTACAACAAGGTGTGCGACATTGTCAGCAACATCTCCGAGCTGCTGGAGATCCAGCTGCTGACGGACACCACCATCCTGCAG GTCTCTTCCATGGGCATCACGCCCTTCTTTGTGGAGAATGTCAGTGAGCTGCAGCTGTGCGCAATTAAACTAGTGACAGCG GTGTTCAATCGTTACGAGAAGCACAGGCAGCTCATCCTGGAGGAGATCTTCACCTCTCTGGCCCGATTGCCCACCAGCAAGCGCAGCCTCAGGAACTTTAG GCTGAACAGCAGTGATGTGGATGGGGAGCCCTTGTACATCCAGATGGTGACGGCCCTGGTACTTCAGCTCATCCAGTGTGTGGTCCACCTGCCGTGTGAGAAGGATGCAGAGGACGAGCGCGACAAAAAG GTGGATCAGGACGTCCTGATCACAAACTCCTATGAGACTGCCATGAGGACGGCTCAGAACTTCCTTTCAGTCTTCCTCAAAAA GTGTGGCAGCAAGCAGGGGGAGGAGGACTACCGACCGCTGTTCGAGAACTTTGTACAGGACCTGCTGTCGACGGTTAACAAGCCAGAGTGGCCTGCTGCAGAACTTCTCCTGAGTCTGCTTGGCCGACTGCTG GTGCATCAGTTCAGCAACAAGCAGACTGAGATGGCACTGAGAGTGGCATCGTTGGATTACCTGGGTACGGTGGCAGCTCGGCTGCGTAAGGATGCTGTCACCAGCAAGATGGACCAGCGATCCATCGATCGCATCCTGAAGGAG GCTTCAGGCAACGATGAGACTCAGCAGCTGCAGAAGACCCTGCTGGACTACATGGAGAACAACACGGAGACAGACCCGTCGCTTGTG TTCGCACGGAAGTTCTACATCGCTCAGTGGTTCCGGGATAGCACCACCGAGGCCGAGAGGGCCATGAAGACGCAGAACCAGAAGGACGAGGACTCGTCAGAGGGGCCTCATCACGCCAAGGACGTGGAGACCACGGGGGAGATCATGCAGAGAGCTGAGGCCCGCAAGAATTTCTTGCGCTCTGTGATCAAGACCACGCCTGCCCAGTTTAGCATGCTGAA AATGAACTCTGATGCAGTGGACTATGAAGACGCCTCCCTCATTGTCCGATATTTGGCCTCTATGAGGCCGTTTGCACAAAGTTTTGATATTTATTTAACGCAG ATCCTTCGTGTCCTAGGAGAGAGCGCCATCGCCGTCAGAACCAAGGCCATGAAGTGTCTGTCAGAGGTGGTGGCAGTGGACCCTAGCATCCTGGCCCGG CTGGACATGCAGAGGGGCGTACATGGTCGTCTGATGGACAACTCCACCAGCGTGCGGGAGGCGGCCGTGGAGCTGGTGGGCCGCTTCGTGCTGAGCCGGCCCCAGCTCACGGAGCAGTACTACGGCATGCTCATCGAGAGAATCCTG GACACAGGCATCAGTGTGAGGAAGAGGGTGATCAAGATTTTGAGGGACATCTGTCTGGAGCAGCCCGGCTTCCATAAGATCACGGAGATGTGCGTCAAGATGATCCGCAGGGTCAACGATGAAGAGGGCATTAAG AAACTGGTGAACGAAACGTTCCAGAAGCTGTGGTTCACGCCAACCCCCGGCCATGACAAGGAGGCCATGACCAGGAAGATCCTCAACATCACTGATGTT GTTGCTGCTTGCAAAGATACTGGTTACGACTGGTTTGAACAGCTGCTTCAGAAT CTGCTGAAGTCAGAAGAGGACGCATCCTACAAGCCTGCCAAAAAGGCCTGTGTCCAGCTGGTGGACAGCCTGGTGGAGCACATCCTCAAATACGAGGAGTCCCTCTCAG CCTCGGAACACAAGAGCGTCAACTCAATGAGGTTGGTAGCCTGCATCACCACACTGTACCTGTTCAGCAAGATCCGCGCCCAGCTGATGGTGAAACACGCCATGACCATGCAGCCCTACCTCACCACCAAGTGCAAC TCCCAGAGTGACCTCATGGTGATATGTAATGTGGCCAAGATCTTGGAGCTGGTGGTACCACTGATGGAGCACCCAAGTGAAACATTTCTGGCCACCATTGAGGAGGACCTCATGAAGCTCATCATCAAGCATGGCATGACG GTTGTCCAGCACTGTGTGAGCTGTCTCGGGGCAGTGGTCAACAAGGTCACTCACAACTACAAGTTTGTGTGGGCCTGCTTCAATAGATATTACG GTGCTCTGACCAAGCTGAAGACTCAGCACCAAGAGGACCCCAACAGCACGGTGCTAGGCACCACCAAGCCGGCTCTGCTGCGCTCCCTGTTCACCGTGGGGGCCCTGTGCAGGCACTTCGACTTTGACCTCGAGGACTTCAAGGGGAACAGCAAG GTGGTCATCAAGGACAAGGTGCTGGAGCTGCTTCTGTACTTCACCAGACACGAGGACGAGGAAGTGCAGACCAAGGCCATCATCGGCATGG GCTTCCTGTTCATCCAGCACCCAGCCCTGATGTTCTCTCAGGACGTGAAGAATCTTTACAATGACATTCTGTCGGACAGGCGGAGCTCCGTCAACCTTAAAATCCAGGTGCTGAAGAACCTGCAGACATACCTGCAAGAAGAAGACTCGCGGATGCAGGAAGCCGACCGCGAGT GGAAGAAGCTGTCGAAGCAGGAGGACCTGAAGGAGATGGGGGACATCTCATCGGGCATGAGCAGCTCCATCATGCAGCTGTACCTGAAGCAGGTGTTGGAGGCCTTCTTCCACACGCAGTCCAGTGTGCGCCATTTCGCCCTCAACGTCATCGCGCTCACGCTGAACCAGGGCCTCATCCACCCAGTGCAG TGTGTACCATACCTAATCGCCATGGGGACAGACCCAGAGCCGAGCATGAGGAATAaatccgaccaacagctggtggaGATAGACAAGAAATATACGGGCTTCATTCAT ATGAAGGCAGTGGCAGGGATGAAGATGAGCTACCAGGTTCAGCGAGCGATCTGGCCAGCCCAGAGCACCATCATCCGTGGCTTCCGGCCGGACGAGACGCACACGGCACTGTGCTCGCACCTCTACAGCATGGTGCGGGGGAACCGACAGCACCGGAGAGCCTTCCTCATCTCTCTGCTCAACCTGTTTGACGACAGCTCC AAGACGGAGGTGAACATGCTGCTGTTCATCGCCGACAACCTGGCCTGCTTCCCCTACCAGGCTCAGGAGGAACCACTCTTCATCATGCACCACATCGACATCACACTGTCTGTATCTGGGAGCAACCTGCTCCAGTCCTTCAAGGAG TCCTTGCAGCCCACCAATAAGGAGAAGGATCGGAAGAACGGCTCAGGGCAGAAGCCGGAGGAGAAAAGTGAGGAAGAAGCACTATCCAGCTCAGCCATCAGCGAAGATGAAGACGATGATGACGACGACGTGGTGGTACGGCGACCAAAGAAGCCGAAACGGCCTGCTGTGGACTCGGACTCGGACTCAGACATGGACCTGGGCACCGAAGACATGGGCTGGGTGATGGACCGCCTTTCTGGCAACCCCACGCCTCTGCTGGACTTTGCCAACGCCTCCCAGGGCATCTTACTGCTGCTGGTCCTCAAGCAGCATCTGAAGGCCCTCTACGGCTTCTCAGACAG TAAAATACAGAAGTACTCGCCCACCGAGTCTGCCAAGGTGTATGACAAGGCTGTCAACAGGAAGTCTAACGTACACTTCAGTCCTCGCCAAACCATCGAGTTCCTGTCCAACGATGTCGCCAATGCCATGCTGACCGAAGAAATCAGGCGGAAGATCATCAAACAGTACCTGGAT TTCAAGTTATTGATGGAGCACTTGGACCCGgatgaggaggacgaggaggggGAGGCTTCAGCCAGCGCCAACGCTCGAAACAAAGCTATCAACGCACTGCTGGGTGGCTCCAGCCCGAAAAACAGTGCTGCAGTTGAGACGGAGGACGATGAGAGCGAGGGCGAGGAAAGGACCCCAGGG TCGTCCCGGAAGTCAAAAAGGGGCGGGGATTCAACTGAGGCATCCGGTCACATGAAcgagactgtggaggccatggaCGTCATCGCCATCTGCTGCCCCAAGTACAAGGACCGGCCGCAGATCGCCCGGGTCATCCAGAAGACCAGCAATGGCTACAGCGTACACTGGATGGCCGGGTCTTACTCAGGTCCCTGGGCCGAGGCCAAGAAACGGGACGGACGTAAACTGGTGCCTTGGGTGGACACCATCAAGGAGTCGGACATCATTTACAAGAAGATTGTCTTGACGAGTGCGCACAAGCTGACGAACAAGGTGGTGCAGACTTTGCGTTCATTGTATGCAGCCAAGGACGGGGCTTCTAGCTAA